TACATTGTCTCTTATATTTTGCGACAGTTCGTATTAACGGTGAAGCAGATGGTATATAAGGGGTGACAGCTAATCGGGTGTGATATCcggttttaattaaaatgccATAGTTTGCTACCAACGGCGTTTCTATGGGATTGTGAAGTAGAATCTAATTTTCGGATAACGAGATTTAGTTACAAATGTCTCAGCCAAACAGTCGTTTGAGTGGTTGTGATCATGATGCCTACCTTGAATCCTGCGCTGTTTGTTGAAGAACAGTAGTAATCATCAAAATTGGCATGCAGGACTATTGTCAATCCCAATGCACTTCCGGGAGCTAATAAATCATATGCAGATATTTCAATAGACCCCTGATTAAATCACAGTTACCTAAAGCAACCCGAGGATACGTGGTTCTGTTTAAGATTTGATTTCCATATCCAATTTCTGGATTCCAATCTACTGGCTGgtattcaatattttcgtaaaaatcgAAGTCGTCCTCCTCTCTAAAGGAACGGTTCTAATTAttctaattttcaattctttcagAGGTTAGATGCCAGTAACATGCATAACgttttggagagaattttttttttttttttcttaccgataattttgttgattgaacTTTGGGTGTACAAGATTAAATGAGCAACAAAGTCCATCATCTGTCATAGTggtttcgaatatttttgagCAATTCACCGATCTTCTTCCATATTTACACATAATCAACATCTCTTCACATGGTTGAGCCAccttaaataattaaattaaaaatctggAAAGTATTCGACTAGGAGAGAGAAAATTTCTGATTGGTGTGAAGTTTGCAGTTCGTGCCGACAAGGGTTGTGTGATTACACGAGTCAGAAAAAACTTCTTTCCTCGAGTCGCTTATGGCTTCTAGGGACCAAAACCTATaaaggcacatataaaaaagtccgcTGGAAAATGCTTCCGATTTTGgcaggtcgtttttcaaaagaatccttcAATTCAATCGGTTTGAATCG
This genomic stretch from Bradysia coprophila strain Holo2 chromosome II, BU_Bcop_v1, whole genome shotgun sequence harbors:
- the LOC119083246 gene encoding pickpocket protein 28-like, which translates into the protein MEEDREEDDFDFYENIEYQPVDWNPEIGYGNQILNRTTYPRVALAPGSALGLTIVLHANFDDYYCSSTNSAGFKILLHNPIETPLVANYGILIKTGYHTRLAVTPYIPSASPLIRTVAKYKRQCMFTSDANLTYYRSYTRKNCELECKARIIEAQCGCVVHFMPRFDIKTRVCSQQDRHCYKKVRFSIESPYNKTFSCKCLPGCFSMSFNSQMSMSRFNITGYVKEEILQKYDSRFLR